AACGAGTACCCGGTCGCCCGCATGTGGCGCGACTCCAAGATCCTGGAGATCGGGGAGGGCACGAGCGAGGTGCAGCGGATGCTTATTGCTCGGGAGCTGGGGCTGGCGGGCTGAGCGGCCGTCGGCGCGGAAGCCTCAATATGCTCGGAGCGTGGACTACGCGAAGATGCGCGCGATCGCCGAGGAGCTGATGGCGTACGCGGAGCACCTGGAGGGAGCCTGGACGGTCGAGATCGGCCCGTCCGGCCCCTTCCTCGCGATGACGAGCCCTTCGAAGCGCCACGAGGGCGCGGCCCGCCGCATTCGCAACCAGCTCAACGCTCAGCTCCCCACCGCGCATCCCGGCTATGTCTGCGCGAACGGCCCCGAGATCGAGCACCCGGCGATCGGCCGCATGCGGCGTCCCGACGCCGTGGTCATCCCCGAAGCCGTACTGGACGAGGAGGGGCTCGCCGTCGACGCCACACAGGTGCTGGCGGTCATCGAGATCGTCTCGCCGTCCAACCCGGGCAACGACTACGGCGAGAAGCTCGCCGAGTACGCCACCATGGGCATCGCCCACTACATGATCGTCGATCCGCGCACGGGCACCATCCAGGTCCACTCGGATCCCTGCAAGGACCGCTATCAGCACAAGGATCCGTACATCTTCGGGGACTCGGTGCCGTTCGGCCCTTGGACGGTGGAGACCTCCGACTTCCGCCGGTACGGGAAGGCCGGCAACGACACCGACTGACGGCTGAACGCCGGTTACTTCACAACCTTTTCGACGAACGCGTGCCAGGCCCCGGCGGACACCGTGATCACCGGGCCATCGAAGTTCTTGCTGTCGCGCACGGGAACGACGCCGGGGTAGCCGTCGGCGACCTCGACGCACGAGCCGCCCTCAGCGTTGCTGTACGACGACTTGCGCCAGCGGGCGGAGCGCAGATCAGGCGTGGTGCTATTCATGGTGTGTAGTCCTCCGCGACTCGGCCGATGAAGGCGAGGGACGCCTCCGGTGACAAGGCGGCGGCCC
The Streptomyces sp. CGMCC 4.7035 DNA segment above includes these coding regions:
- a CDS encoding Uma2 family endonuclease → MDYAKMRAIAEELMAYAEHLEGAWTVEIGPSGPFLAMTSPSKRHEGAARRIRNQLNAQLPTAHPGYVCANGPEIEHPAIGRMRRPDAVVIPEAVLDEEGLAVDATQVLAVIEIVSPSNPGNDYGEKLAEYATMGIAHYMIVDPRTGTIQVHSDPCKDRYQHKDPYIFGDSVPFGPWTVETSDFRRYGKAGNDTD
- a CDS encoding DUF397 domain-containing protein, translated to MNSTTPDLRSARWRKSSYSNAEGGSCVEVADGYPGVVPVRDSKNFDGPVITVSAGAWHAFVEKVVK